The Lutibacter sp. Hel_I_33_5 genome has a window encoding:
- a CDS encoding phosphoglycerate dehydrogenase, with protein MKILLTSTSFIDTPGKHQDRLYNAGLEIDTLRGPVKEAVLLPIISKYDGIVCGDDEITRQVIKKGVEGKLKVISKYGIGLDKIDLEAAKELNIPVANCPGVNQVAVAEHIIAMLFSYYKNIHLEYNITKKGGWQRLIGHEVSGKRIGIVGLGRIGKELAKRMQALGLDVLVYDPYLDEEYVKKNRIRSVDSIEELVLDVDILALTLPLTDQTKGIVNSALLSKANRNVVLVNTSRALIVDQNSLIDSLRNGKIKAFLTDVLEEEPMIENHPLLQFNNVMITPHIGSRTYESVQRQGMMAAENLFKELKID; from the coding sequence ATGAAGATACTTTTAACCTCTACATCTTTTATTGATACACCTGGTAAACATCAAGATAGATTATATAATGCAGGATTAGAAATCGATACCTTAAGGGGCCCAGTAAAAGAAGCTGTTTTGCTGCCAATTATATCAAAATATGATGGAATTGTTTGTGGGGATGATGAGATTACAAGACAAGTAATAAAAAAGGGTGTTGAAGGGAAGCTTAAAGTTATTTCAAAATATGGTATTGGATTAGATAAAATAGATTTGGAAGCCGCAAAAGAATTAAATATTCCTGTTGCTAATTGCCCTGGTGTAAACCAAGTTGCTGTTGCTGAACATATTATTGCGATGCTATTTTCATATTATAAAAATATTCATTTAGAATATAATATTACAAAAAAAGGTGGTTGGCAAAGACTCATAGGCCATGAAGTTTCTGGAAAAAGAATAGGCATTGTTGGACTGGGTAGAATAGGTAAAGAATTAGCTAAACGGATGCAAGCATTAGGTCTTGATGTTTTAGTATATGACCCTTACCTTGATGAAGAATATGTAAAGAAAAATCGAATTAGATCAGTAGATAGTATAGAAGAATTAGTTTTAGATGTAGATATTTTAGCACTAACTTTACCTTTAACTGACCAAACGAAAGGTATTGTAAACAGTGCACTTTTGTCTAAAGCGAATAGAAATGTGGTTTTGGTAAATACATCTCGAGCGTTAATTGTTGATCAAAATTCTTTGATAGATTCATTGAGAAATGGGAAAATAAAAGCTTTTCTTACAGATGTATTAGAAGAAGAGCCAATGATAGAAAACCATCCGCTATTGCAGTTTAACAATGTTATGATAACGCCTCATATTGGCTCTCGCACTTATGAAAGTGTCCAACGTCAGGGTATGATGGCCGCAGAAAATTTATTTAAAGAATTAAAGATTGATTGA
- the kdsB gene encoding 3-deoxy-manno-octulosonate cytidylyltransferase: MNIIGIIPARMASSRFPNKPMATILGMPMIGHCYKRSKMSSLLSEVYVATCDKEIYDYVNSIGGKAVMTANTHERASDRTAEALLKIEKSIGKKVDIVVMLQGDEPMITPEMIEGAVQPLMHNKNIKISNLYAKINTVAEFEDPNEVKVVVDKEEYAIYFSREAIPSRKKGVLDVPMYKQVCIIPFERDFLLEYNDMEQTPLEIIESVDMMRILENGMKVKMIFTEKQSYAVDTQEDLDNVIEKMKSDNLISKYL; encoded by the coding sequence ATGAATATAATCGGTATTATACCCGCACGAATGGCTTCTAGTCGTTTTCCAAATAAACCAATGGCAACAATTTTAGGAATGCCCATGATTGGGCATTGTTACAAAAGAAGTAAAATGAGTAGTTTATTGAGTGAAGTTTATGTAGCTACTTGCGATAAAGAAATATATGATTATGTTAATAGTATAGGAGGTAAAGCGGTGATGACTGCAAATACACATGAGCGTGCCTCAGATCGAACAGCAGAAGCGCTATTAAAAATAGAAAAATCAATTGGAAAGAAGGTAGATATTGTTGTGATGCTGCAAGGTGATGAGCCTATGATTACTCCAGAAATGATAGAAGGAGCAGTTCAGCCATTAATGCATAATAAAAATATAAAAATATCTAACTTATACGCTAAAATCAATACAGTTGCCGAATTTGAAGATCCTAACGAAGTTAAAGTCGTGGTTGATAAAGAGGAATATGCCATTTACTTTTCTAGAGAAGCTATTCCTTCTCGGAAAAAAGGGGTGTTAGATGTGCCAATGTATAAACAAGTTTGTATTATCCCTTTTGAAAGAGACTTTCTATTAGAGTATAATGACATGGAACAAACCCCATTAGAAATTATTGAGTCTGTAGATATGATGCGAATCCTTGAAAACGGGATGAAAGTTAAAATGATATTTACAGAAAAACAGTCTTATGCTGTTGATACACAAGAAGATTTAGATAATGTTATAGAAAAAATGAAATCTGACAACCTAATTAGTAAATATTTATAA
- a CDS encoding DapH/DapD/GlmU-related protein gives MKIIFQIYLSFFRNIPTDLGVKLRFYAYKPFFKNVSGKFNIAVGVTILGFNNIELGKNVSIMKNSYLYANDNGSLIIGDNFSMNTNSQLGAASGEIIIGSNCLIGPNCVIRSANHNFSDILAPINTQGHKRGKIILENNVWIGANCVVTPNVTIGEGSVLAAGAVALKDIIKFSVSGGVPARVISKRV, from the coding sequence ATGAAAATTATTTTTCAAATATATTTGTCTTTTTTTCGAAATATTCCTACTGATTTAGGCGTTAAGTTACGTTTTTATGCATATAAACCTTTTTTTAAAAATGTTTCTGGGAAATTTAATATTGCTGTTGGAGTTACAATTTTAGGATTCAATAACATAGAATTGGGCAAAAATGTTAGCATAATGAAAAATAGTTATCTTTATGCAAATGATAATGGAAGTTTAATTATAGGCGATAATTTTTCAATGAATACAAACTCTCAACTTGGAGCTGCTTCTGGAGAAATTATTATTGGGTCTAATTGTTTAATTGGACCAAATTGTGTAATAAGATCTGCTAATCACAATTTCAGTGATATTTTGGCTCCAATAAATACACAAGGACACAAGAGAGGTAAAATAATTTTAGAAAATAATGTATGGATAGGGGCTAATTGTGTAGTTACACCTAATGTGACTATAGGAGAAGGTTCTGTGCTTGCTGCTGGGGCAGTTGCTTTAAAAGATATAATAAAGTTTTCAGTATCGGGAGGTGTACCTGCAAGAGTTATTAGTAAAAGAGTTTAA
- a CDS encoding HpcH/HpaI aldolase/citrate lyase family protein — translation MKDISIGSWITLNHFSIVEIMADAGFDWLCVDMEHSVTDYFEAQQLIATIQSKGIKAYVRVGGNNTRIIKRVLDAGADGIIVPMVNSKEEAIKAINALKYPPKGKRGVGLARAQKYGFGFEDYKDNEADDIKLIVQIEHVDAVNNLEEILSLDAIDGTFIGPFDLSGSMGKPGKYDDDDVKEVLQRYEDIVKKYNKLIGFHVIQPDYQLVLDKIEKGYNFIAFSLDTLFLGTIARNQVLKYRNSLK, via the coding sequence ATGAAAGATATTAGTATAGGTTCTTGGATTACACTAAACCATTTTTCAATAGTAGAGATAATGGCAGACGCTGGTTTTGATTGGCTTTGCGTCGATATGGAGCATTCCGTAACTGATTATTTTGAAGCACAACAATTAATCGCGACTATTCAATCAAAAGGTATTAAAGCCTACGTCAGAGTTGGTGGAAATAACACTCGTATAATTAAACGTGTGCTCGATGCTGGAGCTGATGGCATTATTGTGCCTATGGTTAACTCTAAAGAAGAGGCTATAAAGGCAATAAATGCACTAAAATACCCGCCTAAAGGTAAAAGAGGTGTGGGTCTGGCAAGAGCTCAAAAATATGGTTTTGGCTTTGAAGATTATAAAGATAATGAAGCAGACGATATTAAATTAATAGTTCAAATTGAACATGTAGATGCAGTTAATAATTTAGAAGAAATACTTTCTCTTGATGCTATTGATGGAACTTTTATTGGACCTTTTGACTTATCCGGTTCTATGGGTAAACCTGGAAAGTATGATGATGATGATGTAAAAGAAGTATTACAGCGTTATGAAGATATCGTTAAAAAATATAATAAGCTTATTGGTTTTCATGTCATTCAACCCGACTATCAATTGGTATTAGATAAAATTGAAAAAGGCTATAATTTTATAGCTTTTAGTTTAGATACCCTGTTTTTAGGAACTATAGCTAGAAATCAAGTATTAAAATATAGAAATTCATTAAAATAG
- a CDS encoding lipopolysaccharide biosynthesis protein, whose amino-acid sequence MGLAIMFVSTAIITRSLGPKAYGDFSFLNNFFIQLIPFFTFSTSIAFFTKLSQRNNEFGLVRFFRIISIIAFILLFLIIVFSQTFKLNNFLWPEQSIYLVYLAAIFAILTWIVSSLTQISDALGITVSTEIAKIIQRIIGLFLISFLYYLHLIDIFNFYYYNYFILLLLIIAFVYLINRPDFNFTSGWCMGKKEFKKYYNEFYIYSKPLFFYSLIGLIVGLFDRWLLQKFGGSIQQGFFELSLKIGAVCFIFTNASSQLITREFSIAFGENDLKEMKRLFRRYIPLLFSIASFLSCFIAVNASTVTNIFGGSQFASATVPIAIMAFYPIHQTYGQLSGAVFYASGDTKLYSKIGLIFMFVGLPISYFVIAPVNFLGLNAGAIGLAIKFVVLQFIAVNVQLYFNSKLLKLNFIKYLFHQLVIITYLILLSLLSKILLIKLISYEVDGIIGFLCSGVVYSTMVAMSVYFFPILFGLNKTDIFNGVNCIKAYIYSFKKKNKKQV is encoded by the coding sequence ATGGGATTAGCTATAATGTTCGTTTCAACAGCTATCATTACAAGAAGTTTAGGTCCGAAAGCTTATGGAGATTTTAGTTTTTTAAATAATTTCTTTATCCAGTTAATACCTTTTTTTACATTTAGTACATCTATAGCTTTTTTTACTAAACTATCACAACGGAATAATGAATTTGGACTAGTAAGATTTTTCAGGATAATATCAATTATTGCTTTTATTTTATTATTTTTAATTATAGTTTTTTCACAAACATTTAAATTAAACAATTTTTTATGGCCAGAACAGAGTATATACTTAGTATATCTGGCTGCAATATTTGCAATTTTAACATGGATTGTAAGCTCTTTAACTCAGATTTCAGATGCACTTGGTATTACAGTTTCTACAGAAATTGCTAAAATAATACAAAGAATTATAGGATTGTTTTTAATTAGTTTTCTTTATTATTTACATTTAATTGACATATTTAATTTCTATTACTATAATTATTTTATATTATTATTATTAATTATAGCCTTTGTGTATCTAATTAATCGCCCCGATTTTAATTTTACTTCAGGTTGGTGTATGGGTAAAAAGGAATTTAAGAAATATTATAATGAATTTTATATTTACAGCAAACCATTGTTTTTTTATTCTCTAATTGGACTAATAGTTGGTTTATTTGATAGATGGTTATTACAAAAATTTGGGGGAAGTATTCAGCAAGGATTTTTTGAGCTTTCATTAAAAATAGGCGCAGTTTGCTTTATATTTACAAATGCCTCCTCACAACTAATAACAAGAGAGTTTTCAATTGCTTTTGGTGAGAATGATCTTAAAGAGATGAAGAGGTTGTTTAGAAGGTATATTCCTCTGTTATTTAGTATTGCTTCATTTTTAAGTTGTTTTATTGCTGTAAATGCAAGTACAGTAACTAATATTTTTGGAGGAAGTCAGTTTGCAAGCGCCACAGTTCCTATCGCAATTATGGCATTTTATCCAATTCATCAAACATATGGCCAATTGAGTGGTGCTGTTTTTTACGCTAGTGGTGACACAAAACTATATAGCAAAATTGGATTAATATTTATGTTTGTTGGTCTTCCTATTAGTTATTTTGTAATAGCTCCTGTTAATTTCTTAGGGTTAAATGCTGGTGCTATAGGTCTGGCTATTAAATTTGTTGTTCTCCAGTTTATTGCTGTAAATGTTCAATTGTATTTTAATTCAAAATTACTTAAGCTTAATTTTATTAAATACTTGTTCCACCAATTAGTAATTATAACTTATTTAATTCTATTATCATTATTATCCAAAATATTATTAATTAAATTGATTTCTTATGAAGTAGATGGTATAATTGGGTTTTTATGTTCTGGAGTTGTATATTCAACTATGGTAGCTATGAGTGTTTATTTTTTTCCAATACTTTTTGGTTTAAATAAAACAGATATATTTAATGGAGTAAATTGTATAAAAGCATATATTTACAGTTTTAAAAAAAAAAATAAAAAACAAGTTTAA
- a CDS encoding LIC12162 family protein has product MLLVTTPLESTWGADEDIMFLGEWCKLYSRKEIWSKRNYEVLPYHWDDRVKLKKDFFNLQNFNKKIIKELTHILNELHNVKENEHYWGILLGYWVNIFTAVIFDRWTMIDKAVESNKITKCHISNVEENNLAANETSDFIDSVINDSWNQAIYTIIIKLTTNIPVEIIKKDQISKSETKNKQKKSYFKQVLSKVVFNKFTCFSKNNDALIINSYLPIIEELKLQLSLRQFPIIRNFKKVKAVEVDNSFRNWELKDRKPKDNFHEIIKYLLPKLLPKIYLENYKNLVSTVKKTSLPKSPKFIFTASSHYDNSIFLEYAAKSNNLGSKLILADHGGFGCNAFNGAISYQLSVADVSLSWGWQDKDHINVRPFGILKTIGKNQTWDNNGLGLMVLGTMPRYSFDIRAMPIAGQMNDYFTDQFDFYGSLPESIKKKILIRLYQGDLGWDQKKRWQDKFRNVLIDSGKLSINNLLKKCRLFISTYNATTFMETLSLNVPTIMFWNINNWEIHDRAKKCFKELEEVGIFHATPQSAALKVTEIWDNVPGWWNQEETQKARTNFCNNFAKEVKNPIKELTKKLITTNNE; this is encoded by the coding sequence ATGTTATTAGTAACGACACCATTAGAGTCAACTTGGGGGGCAGATGAGGATATAATGTTTTTGGGTGAATGGTGTAAGTTATATAGTAGAAAAGAAATTTGGTCTAAAAGAAATTACGAAGTGCTTCCATATCATTGGGATGATAGAGTTAAATTAAAAAAAGACTTTTTCAATCTACAAAACTTCAATAAAAAAATCATCAAAGAATTAACACATATACTAAACGAGTTACATAATGTAAAAGAGAATGAGCATTATTGGGGGATTTTATTGGGTTATTGGGTAAATATTTTTACAGCGGTAATTTTTGACAGGTGGACAATGATTGATAAAGCTGTTGAATCAAATAAAATCACCAAATGTCATATATCGAATGTAGAAGAAAATAATCTAGCAGCGAATGAAACTTCTGATTTTATAGATTCAGTAATAAATGACTCTTGGAACCAAGCAATTTATACTATTATAATTAAATTAACTACAAATATACCTGTTGAAATAATTAAGAAAGACCAAATAAGTAAGTCTGAAACAAAAAATAAACAAAAAAAATCATATTTTAAGCAAGTATTATCTAAAGTTGTATTCAATAAATTTACATGTTTTTCTAAGAATAATGATGCTTTAATAATTAATAGCTATCTTCCAATTATTGAAGAATTGAAATTGCAATTAAGTCTTAGACAATTCCCTATTATAAGAAATTTTAAAAAAGTTAAAGCTGTTGAGGTAGATAATTCATTTAGAAATTGGGAACTGAAAGATCGTAAACCAAAAGATAATTTTCATGAAATTATTAAATATTTATTACCAAAACTCTTACCTAAAATATATTTAGAAAATTATAAAAACCTTGTATCTACAGTAAAAAAAACAAGTTTACCCAAATCGCCAAAGTTTATTTTTACAGCTAGTTCTCATTATGATAATTCTATTTTTTTAGAGTATGCCGCAAAAAGTAATAACTTAGGTTCAAAATTAATTTTAGCAGACCATGGCGGTTTTGGCTGTAATGCTTTTAATGGCGCTATCAGTTATCAACTTTCAGTTGCAGATGTTTCTTTATCTTGGGGATGGCAAGATAAAGACCATATAAATGTAAGACCTTTTGGGATTTTGAAAACAATTGGGAAAAATCAAACATGGGATAACAATGGTTTAGGTTTAATGGTTCTGGGCACTATGCCTAGGTATAGTTTTGATATTAGAGCGATGCCAATAGCAGGACAAATGAATGATTATTTTACAGATCAATTTGATTTTTATGGTTCTTTACCTGAATCAATTAAGAAAAAAATTCTAATACGTTTATACCAAGGAGATTTAGGATGGGATCAAAAAAAAAGATGGCAAGATAAATTTAGAAATGTTTTAATAGACTCTGGTAAACTATCAATCAATAATTTACTTAAAAAGTGTAGATTGTTTATTTCTACATACAATGCAACTACTTTTATGGAAACCCTTTCTCTAAATGTTCCGACGATAATGTTTTGGAATATAAATAATTGGGAAATTCATGATAGAGCTAAAAAATGTTTTAAAGAATTAGAAGAAGTAGGTATTTTTCATGCAACACCCCAAAGTGCTGCATTAAAGGTTACCGAAATATGGGATAATGTTCCTGGATGGTGGAACCAAGAAGAGACCCAAAAAGCACGTACAAATTTCTGTAATAATTTCGCAAAGGAAGTTAAAAATCCCATTAAAGAACTTACAAAAAAACTCATCACTACTAACAATGAGTAA
- a CDS encoding cytidylyltransferase domain-containing protein, with protein sequence MKTVGIIQARMGSSRLPNKMLLILHGYSIIEWVIKRSMKSSLLDDVIVAIPNSQENDVLEIEILRLGAKVFRGDENDVLSRFYFAAKENEAAHVVRVCGDNPLIDGKEIDNLIKYYSENSCDYAYNHIPKNNNYPDGLGAEIVSFKTLKYLYETTKLPKHREHAFNYIWDNTSLYSIKTFNPLCKEIQHPKLKLDLDTLDDFNWLKKLAIKPEMSTKQIINSALKISRNFNTN encoded by the coding sequence ATGAAAACAGTAGGGATTATACAAGCAAGAATGGGGTCATCTCGTTTGCCTAATAAAATGTTGCTTATTTTACATGGATATTCTATAATTGAGTGGGTTATTAAAAGATCCATGAAATCTAGTCTCTTAGATGATGTTATTGTAGCTATACCTAATTCACAGGAGAATGATGTTTTGGAAATTGAAATATTAAGATTAGGAGCAAAAGTATTTAGAGGTGATGAAAATGATGTGCTTTCTAGATTTTATTTTGCTGCTAAAGAAAATGAAGCTGCACATGTTGTTAGGGTGTGTGGTGATAATCCTCTAATTGACGGCAAAGAAATAGATAATTTAATTAAATATTATTCTGAAAACTCTTGTGATTATGCTTACAATCACATTCCAAAAAACAATAATTATCCTGATGGCCTAGGGGCAGAAATCGTTTCATTTAAAACTTTGAAATATTTATACGAAACGACCAAGTTACCCAAGCATCGAGAACATGCCTTTAATTACATATGGGATAATACAAGTCTATATAGTATTAAGACCTTTAACCCGTTATGTAAAGAAATACAGCATCCAAAATTGAAATTAGATTTAGACACTTTAGATGATTTTAATTGGTTAAAAAAACTAGCTATTAAACCTGAAATGAGTACAAAACAAATAATTAATTCTGCTTTGAAAATTTCAAGAAATTTTAATACAAATTAA
- a CDS encoding N-acetylneuraminate synthase family protein, producing MKILNIFKINPYKNVICRPYVIAEAGVNHEGSMEIAKQLIEEAKEGGADAIKFQTYKAETLASKNSPSYWDTSKEPTTSQFKLFKKHDKFWKNEFVELKKYCDKVGIEFMSTPFDIESSIFLNELMDVFKISSSDITNKPFIDHLCDFGKPIILSTGASHLYEIQQAVSWIEEKGNPLALLHCVLNYPTEDVNASLGMIIGLKEKFPDKLIGYSDHTLPKDMKVSEMATLLGAVIIEKHFTHDKSLPGNDHYHAMDKSDLTLFNNNLDITFEILGDFNVHSTKSQETSRKNARRSLVAKQLIPKGKIIEKDDLTFKRPAFGVSPSFISDVIGKKAIVSIDEDDILQWSFIE from the coding sequence ATGAAAATTCTTAATATATTCAAAATAAATCCGTATAAAAATGTTATCTGTCGACCATATGTCATTGCTGAAGCAGGTGTTAATCATGAAGGTTCAATGGAGATAGCTAAACAACTTATTGAAGAAGCCAAAGAAGGTGGGGCGGATGCAATAAAATTTCAAACTTACAAAGCAGAAACACTTGCTTCAAAAAATTCACCGTCATACTGGGATACAAGTAAAGAGCCAACAACTAGTCAATTTAAATTATTTAAAAAGCATGATAAGTTTTGGAAGAATGAGTTTGTAGAATTAAAAAAATATTGCGATAAAGTTGGTATAGAGTTTATGTCAACTCCTTTTGATATTGAATCTTCTATTTTTTTGAATGAATTAATGGATGTCTTTAAAATATCATCTTCTGATATTACTAATAAGCCATTTATTGATCACTTATGTGATTTTGGAAAGCCAATCATTCTATCAACAGGAGCAAGTCATTTGTATGAAATTCAACAAGCTGTAAGTTGGATTGAGGAAAAAGGAAATCCTTTAGCTTTACTGCACTGTGTTCTTAATTACCCAACTGAAGATGTAAATGCAAGCTTGGGAATGATAATAGGTTTAAAAGAAAAATTTCCAGATAAATTAATAGGCTATTCTGACCATACCTTACCTAAAGACATGAAAGTTTCAGAAATGGCTACTCTTTTAGGCGCGGTTATTATTGAAAAACATTTCACACATGATAAATCATTACCAGGAAATGATCATTATCACGCTATGGATAAAAGTGATTTAACCTTATTTAATAATAATTTAGATATAACATTTGAAATTTTAGGAGATTTTAATGTACATTCGACTAAAAGCCAAGAAACCTCAAGAAAAAATGCAAGAAGGAGTTTGGTAGCGAAACAATTAATTCCAAAAGGCAAAATTATAGAAAAAGACGACCTTACTTTTAAGCGTCCAGCATTTGGAGTTTCACCAAGTTTTATTTCTGATGTAATAGGTAAGAAAGCAATAGTATCTATTGATGAGGATGATATTTTACAATGGAGTTTTATTGAATAA
- a CDS encoding cytidine 5'-phosphate N-acetylneuraminic acid synthetase has protein sequence MKDICIIIPAFKKNAIIPDQLVKNLAGETLIQRAISLSKEILDGKDIYIITDSQEISLIAERNNVNFKYDSKLNVNPTEILKNLEYIFDFYSKKYKSFFLYRANAPLLNAKIINDAISYFKKNSEMTIVSVKKEERRLFKADKGDLNMLFIDGKNSFFEEVNAFQISKFVLLKNKQAKMLPYILPSDIAIEINGYQSWWICEKLLNRKKIVFNVIGSLTVGMGHIYRSLSLAHDITNHEIVFVCDDTHQMVVDKIALKDYKVLSCQKAKITDFIIGLEPDLVINDTLNTTKSDILKLKTKGIKIVNFEDLGSGSKHSDYTINELYDLPIMKGTNYLWGHDYFFLRDEFKEAKPHDIIDPVKSVLISFGGTDQNNLSKIILDLILPVCEEKDIKIFIVCGAGYIYKEELLQQVSNQQYRNIELVFESGAISKIMEKTQIAISSNGRTVYELADMNIPSIIISQHERETTHKFACLENGFINMGIFKNDITNNEIIYNFKKLINDESFRILLFQNIKKYNFRFNKSKVLNTILSLIEK, from the coding sequence ATGAAAGATATTTGTATTATTATTCCTGCTTTTAAGAAAAATGCTATAATTCCTGATCAATTAGTTAAAAACCTTGCTGGGGAAACCTTGATTCAAAGAGCTATAAGTTTATCTAAAGAAATTTTAGACGGAAAAGATATATATATTATAACAGATTCTCAAGAGATCTCATTAATAGCTGAAAGGAATAATGTAAATTTCAAATACGATTCTAAACTAAATGTTAACCCAACAGAGATTTTAAAAAACCTAGAATATATTTTTGACTTTTATTCAAAAAAATACAAATCTTTTTTTTTGTATAGAGCAAATGCACCTCTTTTAAATGCGAAAATTATTAATGATGCCATTAGTTATTTTAAGAAAAACAGTGAGATGACAATTGTTTCTGTAAAAAAAGAGGAACGCAGATTATTTAAAGCAGATAAAGGTGATTTAAACATGTTGTTTATAGACGGGAAGAATAGTTTTTTTGAAGAAGTTAACGCTTTTCAGATTTCAAAATTCGTCTTATTAAAAAACAAACAAGCTAAAATGCTCCCTTATATTTTACCATCAGATATTGCAATTGAAATAAATGGATATCAAAGTTGGTGGATTTGTGAAAAATTATTGAATAGGAAAAAGATAGTCTTTAATGTTATTGGTTCTTTAACTGTTGGAATGGGGCATATTTATAGGAGTTTATCATTAGCTCATGATATAACGAATCATGAAATTGTTTTTGTTTGTGATGATACTCATCAAATGGTTGTAGATAAAATTGCTTTAAAAGACTACAAGGTATTATCATGTCAGAAAGCAAAAATCACAGATTTTATTATTGGTCTTGAACCTGATTTAGTAATTAATGATACTTTAAATACTACGAAGAGTGATATTTTAAAATTGAAGACCAAAGGAATCAAAATTGTAAACTTTGAAGACCTTGGAAGTGGGTCTAAGCATTCAGATTATACAATTAATGAATTATATGATTTACCCATAATGAAAGGGACTAACTATTTATGGGGTCACGACTATTTTTTTCTGAGAGATGAATTTAAAGAGGCTAAGCCACATGATATAATCGATCCAGTTAAATCTGTTTTAATTAGTTTTGGAGGAACTGACCAAAATAATCTTTCAAAAATAATTTTAGATTTAATATTACCAGTTTGTGAAGAAAAGGATATTAAAATTTTTATCGTTTGCGGAGCAGGTTATATTTACAAAGAAGAATTATTACAACAAGTGTCTAACCAACAATATAGAAATATTGAATTAGTATTTGAATCAGGAGCTATTTCTAAAATTATGGAAAAAACCCAGATAGCAATTTCTTCAAACGGGAGAACTGTTTATGAACTAGCTGATATGAATATCCCTTCAATAATTATTTCTCAACATGAAAGAGAAACTACTCATAAATTTGCTTGTTTAGAGAATGGTTTTATTAATATGGGGATTTTTAAAAATGATATAACCAACAACGAGATAATATATAATTTCAAAAAACTTATAAATGATGAAAGTTTTAGAATTTTACTATTTCAAAATATTAAAAAATACAATTTTAGATTTAATAAATCCAAAGTGCTGAATACTATTTTGTCATTAATTGAAAAATAA